From the genome of Marixanthomonas ophiurae, one region includes:
- a CDS encoding SPFH domain-containing protein: MGIFDKIKEKLSHEFIDIIEWLDYTDDTICHRFERYQNEIKNNAKLIVREGQTAVFINEGQLADVFEAGTYTLNTKNLPILTTLKGWKYGFDSPFKAEVYFVNTHLFTDEKWGTKNPITLNDDRFGLVEIRAFGTYAFRVNDPGKFIVDIVGTDNNFTNFEINEHLKSLIATRFTDTVGEANLPIELYAANTTELSETCKEVMKPEFNSVGIGLEKFFIENVSMPEDLKKEIFEYSRIDKLDLDKLTKFKTAKAIEAAAANEGGTAGAGMGMGMGFVLAQQMGGMMNPQMGEQQQMQQPQQQAGSMPPPMPKAVQYFYASNGQQNGPVGFEQLRALFANRTVNKDTLVWKQGMQNWTALQEVEELKAFLGGNTPPPIPE; this comes from the coding sequence ATGGGCATATTCGACAAAATCAAGGAAAAACTGAGCCACGAGTTTATAGACATCATCGAGTGGCTAGATTATACAGACGATACTATCTGTCATCGTTTTGAGCGCTACCAAAACGAAATTAAAAATAATGCCAAGCTTATTGTACGCGAAGGACAGACCGCTGTTTTTATAAACGAAGGACAACTAGCCGATGTTTTTGAAGCCGGCACCTACACCTTAAACACCAAAAACCTACCTATTTTAACCACCTTAAAAGGTTGGAAATACGGTTTTGACAGTCCTTTTAAAGCTGAAGTGTATTTTGTAAATACCCATTTGTTTACCGATGAAAAATGGGGCACTAAAAACCCGATTACCTTAAATGATGACCGGTTTGGGTTGGTTGAAATTAGAGCCTTCGGAACTTATGCATTTCGAGTTAATGATCCAGGCAAGTTTATTGTCGATATTGTAGGAACAGATAACAATTTTACCAATTTTGAAATCAATGAACACCTAAAAAGTTTAATCGCCACTCGTTTTACTGATACTGTTGGCGAAGCAAACTTACCTATTGAACTCTACGCTGCCAACACCACCGAACTTTCTGAAACGTGTAAAGAAGTAATGAAGCCAGAATTTAACAGCGTCGGAATTGGTTTAGAAAAATTCTTTATTGAAAACGTATCCATGCCAGAAGACCTTAAAAAAGAAATCTTCGAGTACAGCCGTATCGATAAATTGGATCTGGATAAATTGACCAAATTTAAAACCGCGAAAGCTATTGAAGCAGCCGCTGCTAATGAAGGCGGAACAGCTGGTGCTGGTATGGGCATGGGAATGGGCTTCGTCCTCGCACAACAAATGGGCGGCATGATGAACCCTCAGATGGGTGAACAACAACAGATGCAACAACCGCAACAACAAGCCGGAAGTATGCCACCACCTATGCCGAAAGCCGTTCAGTATTTCTACGCCAGCAACGGGCAACAAAATGGTCCGGTAGGTTTTGAACAACTACGTGCGTTATTTGCCAACCGTACCGTTAATAAAGACACCCTAGTCTGGAAACAAGGCATGCAAAACTGGACTGCATTACAAGAAGTGGAAGAATTAAAAGCATTTTTGGGTGGAAATACACCTCCGCCGATACCGGAATAA
- a CDS encoding DNA helicase PriA — MQQPKQQKSELKKSCVNCGAELRYAPGTTSLKCDYCGYTQEIDPAKTTFEELELKPYLEKLGSQSHSEEIMMLQCKSCGAEQHIEENYKSLHCVYCGSPLIIEDAKKESWILPGAVLPFQINQGKAHQIFKKWVKGLWFAPNDLKKAAIDPQFTKGLYAPYWTFDAQLYADYSGQRGEYYYVTKTVGSGKNKRTVRERRTRWYPASGNVSGFVDDTLIKASKQRSGVIPSKVAHWNLKELQPFDSSFLAGFVTEKYTIPLQDGHLGATKEARNIADNWARRDIGGDTQRVHSIDMKLSDETFKHILLPVYISAYKFKGKRYNFFINGQTGALSGKRPYSFWKIFFLVLGILLIIAAIVYISNV, encoded by the coding sequence ATGCAACAACCCAAACAACAAAAATCCGAACTCAAAAAATCCTGTGTCAACTGTGGGGCGGAGCTTCGGTATGCACCAGGCACGACAAGTTTAAAATGTGATTATTGCGGCTATACACAAGAAATAGACCCTGCCAAAACTACTTTTGAAGAGCTTGAACTAAAACCATATCTAGAAAAGCTAGGCAGCCAATCGCATAGCGAAGAAATAATGATGCTGCAATGTAAAAGCTGTGGCGCCGAGCAACATATAGAAGAAAATTACAAATCCCTACATTGTGTGTATTGCGGCTCGCCACTCATTATTGAAGATGCTAAAAAAGAATCTTGGATTTTGCCAGGAGCAGTACTACCATTTCAGATAAACCAAGGAAAAGCACATCAAATCTTTAAAAAATGGGTAAAAGGCCTGTGGTTTGCCCCAAACGATTTAAAAAAAGCGGCCATCGACCCGCAATTTACCAAAGGACTCTACGCGCCGTATTGGACCTTCGATGCTCAATTGTATGCCGATTATTCAGGACAACGAGGTGAATATTATTATGTAACTAAAACAGTGGGTAGTGGAAAAAATAAACGTACTGTACGAGAAAGGCGTACCCGCTGGTATCCAGCTTCTGGTAATGTTTCAGGATTTGTAGATGATACTTTAATTAAAGCTTCAAAACAACGCTCTGGAGTTATTCCTTCTAAGGTTGCTCATTGGAATTTAAAAGAACTACAGCCTTTTGACAGTAGTTTTTTAGCAGGTTTTGTAACCGAAAAATATACGATTCCATTACAAGACGGTCATTTAGGGGCTACCAAAGAAGCCCGAAATATAGCCGACAACTGGGCAAGACGGGATATTGGAGGGGACACGCAACGCGTACATTCCATCGATATGAAGTTAAGCGACGAAACCTTTAAGCACATTCTGCTTCCCGTTTATATAAGTGCTTATAAGTTTAAGGGAAAACGATACAATTTTTTTATAAATGGACAGACCGGAGCCCTATCTGGAAAAAGACCGTACTCTTTTTGGAAGATTTTCTTTTTAGTCCTCGGTATCCTTTTAATAATCGCTGCAATTGTATATATTTCTAACGTATGA
- a CDS encoding metallophosphoesterase family protein, producing the protein MRTVVIGDIHGGLKGLKQVFERMDLKQDDRFIFVGDYVDGWSESAETISYLINFSEKYECVFIRGNHDALLYNFLKKGDNNPTWLQHGGESSKKSYENLSEGEVKAHINFLENLRNYFVDEENRLYLHAGFTNLHGPEYEYYPNMVYWDRTLWEMVCALDNSISEEDDTYPKRLKLFKEIYIGHTPVTRVGFTKPANFANVWNVDTGAAFKGAVSVINADTKEVWQSDPVWQLYPNEDGRN; encoded by the coding sequence ATGAGAACAGTAGTTATTGGTGATATTCACGGAGGATTAAAAGGGTTGAAACAGGTTTTTGAACGTATGGATTTAAAACAGGACGACCGTTTTATTTTTGTGGGCGATTATGTTGATGGATGGAGTGAAAGTGCCGAAACCATTTCGTATTTAATCAATTTTTCTGAAAAATATGAATGTGTTTTTATTCGTGGTAATCACGATGCGCTACTTTATAATTTTCTGAAAAAAGGCGATAATAACCCCACTTGGTTGCAACACGGTGGCGAATCCAGTAAAAAAAGCTACGAAAACCTTTCCGAAGGAGAAGTTAAAGCGCATATCAATTTTCTTGAAAACCTACGAAATTACTTTGTAGATGAAGAAAACCGACTTTATCTACACGCCGGGTTCACCAACCTTCACGGTCCAGAATATGAATATTACCCCAATATGGTGTATTGGGATAGAACGTTATGGGAGATGGTCTGTGCACTCGATAATTCAATTTCAGAAGAAGATGATACCTACCCAAAACGCTTAAAATTATTCAAAGAAATTTACATTGGTCACACCCCAGTTACACGTGTTGGCTTTACAAAACCGGCCAATTTTGCCAATGTTTGGAATGTAGATACTGGGGCGGCTTTTAAAGGCGCTGTTTCAGTAATAAATGCTGATACCAAAGAAGTATGGCAAAGTGACCCTGTGTGGCAATTATACCCTAATGAAGACGGTAGAAATTAA